A stretch of the Chlorobiota bacterium genome encodes the following:
- the rfaE1 gene encoding D-glycero-beta-D-manno-heptose-7-phosphate kinase, whose amino-acid sequence MNNGVEILNILDNFKGKRIAVIGDVMLDYFIRGTVNRISPEAPVPIVDVIDESEHPGGAANVGYNIATLGGKAFLFGVIGNDKNGEHLVALLNKLEINTLGLIIDTNRPTTVKTRIIAGSQHVVRFDRESKKHLSENSLNQIVEKFNLISDNIDAVILQDYNKGVLQKSLIESIIKISNRKKIPILVDPKKDNFFEYKYCTIFKPNRKEAEEGLGVKLDSMDKLNEASKNLLSKINSKFVVITLSGEGMLISEQDKEIMHIPTNAIQVADVSGAGDTVIATLAVSIAAGASMTQAVTLSNYSAGIVCEQIGTVPIKFKELKNKFKLTD is encoded by the coding sequence ATGAACAACGGAGTTGAAATATTAAATATTTTAGATAATTTTAAAGGTAAAAGGATTGCAGTTATTGGTGATGTAATGTTAGATTATTTTATTAGAGGCACAGTTAATAGAATCTCACCTGAAGCTCCAGTGCCAATTGTGGATGTAATTGATGAATCTGAACATCCAGGTGGCGCAGCAAATGTTGGTTACAACATAGCAACATTAGGTGGAAAAGCATTTTTATTTGGGGTAATTGGCAATGATAAAAATGGAGAGCATTTGGTTGCTTTACTTAACAAACTAGAAATTAATACATTAGGATTAATAATTGATACCAACAGACCAACCACAGTTAAAACAAGAATAATTGCTGGGAGCCAGCATGTGGTAAGGTTTGATAGAGAAAGTAAAAAGCATTTATCAGAAAATTCTTTAAATCAAATAGTTGAAAAGTTTAATTTAATTTCTGATAATATTGATGCAGTTATTCTTCAAGATTACAATAAAGGTGTTTTACAAAAATCTTTGATTGAGTCAATAATTAAAATTTCTAATAGAAAAAAAATCCCAATATTAGTTGATCCAAAAAAGGATAATTTTTTTGAATATAAATATTGCACAATTTTTAAACCTAACAGGAAAGAAGCTGAAGAAGGATTGGGAGTTAAATTAGATAGTATGGATAAATTGAATGAAGCTTCTAAAAATTTGCTTTCAAAAATTAATAGTAAATTTGTAGTAATTACTTTAAGTGGAGAGGGGATGTTAATATCCGAACAGGATAAAGAAATTATGCATATTCCTACTAACGCAATTCAAGTGGCTGATGTTTCTGGTGCAGGAGATACAGTTATTGCAACATTAGCTGTAAGTATTGCTGCAGGAGCAAGTATGACTCAAGCAGTTACTTTATCTAATTATTCTGCTGGTATTGTTTGTGAACAAATAGGTACTGTTCCAATTAAATTTAAAGAGTTAAAAAATAAATTCAAATTGACTGATTGA
- a CDS encoding oligosaccharide flippase family protein, protein MLPQKMIGAQGWGVFTIVNTFLTSIFMLTDGIALQAIVNFGMNESKKDQTLTITFIIHLIFVLFFAVLIYLSKGFLADLFNEPMYLKSFQMFPLLCSGFLTRTYFLRVSQINLKMNFIFWIDFAWVFSSTLMILIGWKTLWIKSVDEMILIAIISPFISSIVGLILTRKNLSFTTKIDKNYFKEILKFGFSQCINSGTTALQTQGDAILLKIFYSSSVVGNYDIAKKLFRLFEALREAGSLTIYPAVARLFQEKRISELRVLIEKMMCFTSIGLIPLVLFSLFGPVDFILGLIYKGNYPLAPNIFRTLSIAAFFMPLTMNIYVLLGMGASKNLLKLNATSVLTSVFFGIILVPKFGAIGTAITVVISYALIGFASTRIVYNQIGFSVKSTFLRWKDASTFVMKIFKK, encoded by the coding sequence ATGTTACCGCAAAAAATGATTGGTGCTCAAGGTTGGGGTGTATTCACTATCGTAAACACATTTCTGACATCTATTTTTATGTTAACTGATGGCATTGCATTACAAGCTATTGTTAATTTTGGTATGAATGAAAGTAAGAAAGATCAAACTCTAACAATTACATTTATTATTCATTTGATATTTGTTTTATTTTTTGCAGTTTTAATTTATCTTTCAAAGGGATTTTTAGCTGATTTGTTCAATGAACCTATGTATTTGAAATCTTTTCAAATGTTTCCTTTGTTATGCTCTGGGTTTCTAACTCGAACATATTTCTTACGAGTTTCACAAATTAATCTTAAAATGAACTTTATATTTTGGATTGATTTTGCTTGGGTTTTCAGTAGCACTTTAATGATACTAATTGGTTGGAAAACTTTATGGATTAAATCAGTTGATGAAATGATTTTAATAGCAATTATATCTCCTTTTATTTCATCAATAGTAGGTTTAATTCTTACAAGAAAAAATTTGTCTTTTACAACAAAAATTGATAAAAATTATTTTAAGGAAATATTGAAATTCGGTTTTTCCCAATGTATAAATTCTGGTACAACAGCACTTCAAACTCAAGGTGATGCAATACTTTTAAAGATTTTTTATTCATCATCTGTAGTTGGAAATTATGATATTGCTAAAAAATTGTTCAGATTATTTGAAGCTCTAAGAGAAGCTGGAAGTCTTACAATATATCCCGCAGTTGCAAGATTATTTCAAGAAAAAAGAATTTCAGAGCTTAGAGTTTTGATTGAAAAAATGATGTGTTTTACTAGTATTGGTTTAATTCCATTAGTCCTTTTTTCATTGTTCGGTCCAGTTGATTTTATTTTAGGATTAATTTATAAGGGCAATTATCCTTTAGCACCAAATATTTTTAGAACACTCTCAATTGCTGCTTTCTTTATGCCATTAACAATGAATATTTATGTACTTTTAGGAATGGGTGCATCTAAAAATTTGTTGAAATTAAATGCAACATCAGTTCTAACTTCAGTATTCTTTGGAATTATTTTAGTACCAAAATTTGGAGCAATTGGTACAGCAATTACTGTTGTTATAAGTTATGCTCTTATTGGTTTTGCATCAACAAGAATTGTTTATAATCAAATTGGCTTTAGTGTTAAAAGCACTTTTTTAAGATGGAAAGATGCTTCAACTTTTGTGATGAAAATTTTCAAGAAATAA
- a CDS encoding YifB family Mg chelatase-like AAA ATPase has protein sequence MFSQILSASTFGVNAFIVQIETHVENQLYSFTVVGLPDNAVRESRERVSAAIKNSELQLPNKKYTVNLAPADIRKEGSAFDLPIALGILSATGQIPISSLNETIVLGELALDGALRSVRGSLAIALEAKFQNIKRIILPKGNAEEAALVDNLEVIAVESLKEAVDILNGINSPNYFKIDRAKLFSNKSEFNVDFSDVKGQENTKRAIEIAAAGGHNLIMVGPPGSGKTMIAKRLPTILPQMTFDEALETTKIYSVAGVLPKNVPILTKRPFRSPHHTISDAALVGGGMGIARPGEISLSHHGVLFLDELPEFARNVLEVMRQPLEDKVITISRTKLSLTFPCNFMLIASMNPCPCGNFGNPNSDCSCGNQQIQKYMSKISGPLLDRIDLHVEVAAVKYNDLTSKKTGEYSKDIRERVINARKLQEDRFLKDDNVFKNADMTSNNIKLFCELDSAGQELLKIAMSKLGLSARAYDKILKVSRTIADLSFEENIKTDHLAEAIQYRSLDRQFWNV, from the coding sequence ATGTTTTCTCAAATTTTATCAGCAAGTACATTTGGTGTTAATGCCTTTATTGTACAAATAGAAACTCATGTAGAAAACCAACTCTACAGTTTTACTGTTGTTGGTCTTCCAGATAATGCAGTTCGTGAAAGCCGAGAAAGGGTTTCAGCCGCAATTAAAAACAGCGAACTTCAACTCCCAAATAAAAAATATACTGTTAATCTAGCACCTGCGGATATCAGGAAAGAAGGGTCTGCTTTTGACTTACCAATTGCACTTGGTATCCTTTCTGCTACTGGTCAGATTCCAATTTCATCATTAAATGAAACAATAGTTTTAGGTGAATTAGCATTAGATGGTGCTTTAAGATCTGTTAGAGGATCATTAGCAATTGCTTTGGAAGCTAAGTTCCAAAATATTAAAAGAATAATTTTACCAAAAGGGAATGCTGAAGAAGCAGCTTTAGTAGATAATTTAGAAGTTATTGCAGTTGAATCACTAAAGGAAGCAGTTGATATTTTAAACGGTATAAATTCACCAAATTATTTTAAAATTGATAGAGCAAAGCTGTTTAGTAATAAATCTGAATTCAATGTTGATTTTTCGGATGTTAAAGGACAAGAAAATACTAAAAGAGCAATAGAAATAGCTGCAGCTGGTGGTCATAACCTTATAATGGTTGGTCCTCCAGGATCAGGCAAAACAATGATTGCAAAAAGGCTTCCAACTATTCTACCTCAAATGACATTTGATGAAGCATTAGAAACTACAAAGATATATTCAGTGGCTGGAGTACTTCCAAAAAATGTTCCTATTTTAACAAAACGTCCATTTAGAAGTCCACATCATACAATATCCGATGCAGCCTTAGTTGGTGGCGGTATGGGTATTGCCAGACCAGGAGAAATATCTTTATCTCATCATGGAGTACTTTTTTTGGATGAACTTCCTGAGTTTGCTAGAAATGTTCTAGAAGTAATGAGGCAGCCCCTTGAAGATAAAGTAATTACAATATCAAGGACGAAATTGAGTTTGACTTTCCCATGCAATTTTATGTTGATTGCAAGTATGAACCCTTGTCCTTGTGGAAATTTTGGGAATCCAAACTCAGATTGCAGTTGTGGAAATCAACAAATTCAAAAGTATATGTCAAAAATATCTGGTCCATTATTAGATAGAATTGATTTACATGTTGAAGTTGCAGCGGTAAAATACAACGATTTAACTTCAAAAAAAACTGGAGAATATTCAAAAGATATTAGGGAAAGAGTAATAAATGCAAGAAAATTACAAGAAGATAGATTTTTAAAAGATGATAATGTTTTTAAAAATGCTGATATGACTTCTAATAATATTAAATTGTTTTGTGAACTTGATTCAGCAGGACAAGAGTTATTAAAGATTGCTATGTCAAAATTAGGATTATCAGCACGAGCATACGATAAAATTTTAAAAGTATCTAGAACGATAGCCGATTTATCTTTTGAAGAAAATATTAAAACAGATCATCTAGCTGAAGCAATTCAATATAGAAGTTTAGATCGGCAGTTTTGGAATGTATAG
- a CDS encoding heavy metal sensor histidine kinase: MNISLRFKLVLWFGAIMALALGAFGTLAYSSVRNKLISNLDNSLNNVIETLDGVLAKEPGKEKISIDPKRIKSLIDNPTDKKNNKNTTNVIVDTSTKKTNDALSEAIYEQIILNPRNFMIEVLDKNNKVIYSSASLAGDTLKLPIDFISKANEVKPEYQTFQHNPSKSEPQTLRTSIYSKQKYIVVVAYPIDEIENFLKDFFGTILAITPIVLFFTLLVGWFITRQSLKPLSEIIISAQEISASNLSRRLPVPKPQDEIRTLTVTLNDMISRLESSFERVKQFTGDASHELRTPLTIIMGELELALRKKKSNEEYQDIISSSLNEVMRLSDVVKSLLMLSRAEQGKISTDMKETNLSEMMQELTEVATILAEPRNQYVTPRIEENLFVAADAPKLHQMFFNLIDNAIKYTPDNGMIGINLDSDGKYAIVRVRDTGIGISPEHQKKIFDRFYRVDKARSREMGGAGLGLSIVEWTVQEHNGDISVTSEVGQGSTFIVRIPLFGLSPKETIILKTKETTTQKISKVLDITRYIKKKKNN, encoded by the coding sequence ATGAACATCTCACTCCGTTTTAAATTAGTTTTATGGTTTGGAGCAATAATGGCATTAGCTCTTGGGGCTTTTGGGACTTTAGCATATTCTTCTGTTAGAAATAAGTTAATTTCTAATTTAGATAATTCACTTAATAATGTAATTGAAACTCTAGACGGTGTTTTAGCAAAAGAACCTGGAAAAGAAAAAATATCAATTGATCCAAAACGAATAAAATCTTTAATAGATAATCCTACTGATAAAAAAAATAATAAAAATACAACTAATGTAATTGTAGATACTAGCACAAAAAAAACAAATGACGCATTATCTGAAGCTATATATGAACAGATTATTTTAAATCCTAGGAACTTCATGATTGAGGTTCTTGATAAGAACAATAAAGTAATTTATTCATCGGCTTCTTTAGCTGGAGATACTTTAAAATTGCCTATTGACTTTATATCAAAGGCAAATGAAGTGAAACCTGAATATCAAACATTTCAACACAACCCTAGTAAATCTGAACCCCAAACCCTTAGAACTTCAATCTATTCAAAGCAAAAATATATTGTTGTGGTTGCTTATCCTATTGATGAAATAGAAAACTTTTTAAAAGATTTTTTTGGAACTATTTTAGCGATTACTCCAATTGTATTATTCTTTACTCTTTTAGTTGGGTGGTTTATAACTCGTCAATCGTTAAAACCATTAAGTGAAATAATAATATCAGCTCAAGAAATAAGTGCATCTAATTTATCAAGAAGATTACCTGTTCCAAAACCTCAGGATGAAATTAGAACTCTTACAGTTACTCTAAATGATATGATATCCAGATTAGAAAGTTCATTTGAAAGAGTAAAGCAATTTACTGGTGATGCCTCTCATGAATTAAGAACTCCATTAACAATTATAATGGGTGAACTTGAACTTGCTTTAAGAAAGAAAAAGTCAAACGAAGAATACCAAGATATTATTTCAAGTTCATTAAATGAAGTAATGAGGTTGTCAGATGTTGTAAAATCTTTGTTAATGTTATCAAGAGCTGAGCAAGGTAAAATTTCAACAGATATGAAAGAAACAAACCTTAGCGAAATGATGCAAGAGTTAACAGAAGTTGCAACAATTTTAGCTGAACCAAGGAACCAATACGTTACACCAAGAATTGAAGAAAATTTATTTGTTGCTGCCGATGCCCCTAAACTTCATCAAATGTTTTTTAATTTAATTGATAATGCTATCAAATATACTCCTGATAATGGAATGATTGGAATTAATCTTGATAGTGATGGGAAATATGCAATTGTAAGGGTTAGAGATACTGGAATAGGAATATCGCCAGAACATCAAAAGAAAATATTTGACAGATTTTATAGAGTTGATAAGGCAAGAAGTCGTGAAATGGGAGGAGCTGGCTTAGGTTTGTCAATTGTGGAATGGACTGTTCAAGAACATAATGGTGATATTAGTGTAACAAGTGAAGTTGGACAAGGAAGTACATTTATTGTTAGAATACCATTATTTGGATTATCACCAAAAGAAACAATTATATTAAAAACTAAAGAAACTACAACTCAAAAAATAAGTAAAGTTTTAGATATTACTAGATATATAAAAAAGAAAAAAAATAATTGA
- a CDS encoding phosphatase PAP2 family protein produces the protein MKSNLQIQKLLLPLIAITFTLFSCKESVTTVPNNEVKVEEKAGTWKTIVIPSSTTIAVSAPINSNSELDEIVNLQKTSTLQTDANISYWNNGAVVRWNEFARELVIKNKILPPVASRLYALMSIAQFDALVTTWNAKNKYNRQNPSVRDSRVRSLIHDNFSSQSYPSEHSTVAAASMAILIYIFPSDSISILAKFKEHTESRMYAGINSRSDIEAGKNIGISVANSVIDLSNTDGSNSVWTGTIPTGLGMWTTAAGKTPVLPLWGKVKTWFVDVQAMRPLPPPAFNSPEFQAQVAEVRSISDTRTAEQLAIATKWADGAGTFTPPGHWNQIASDYIRTNSLNEVRSARVMAYMNMAIMDAGICCWDAKYTYWLLRPSQADPKITTPIGLPNFPSFTSGHSSFSGAASQVLSYFFPSDSGLFKSLAQEASISRVYGGIHYRMDCDKGIVSGNNIGNLAIAKAKLDGAN, from the coding sequence ATGAAAAGTAATTTACAAATTCAAAAACTACTACTTCCTTTAATTGCAATTACATTTACACTATTCTCTTGTAAAGAAAGTGTAACAACTGTACCAAACAATGAAGTTAAAGTAGAGGAAAAAGCTGGGACTTGGAAAACAATAGTTATTCCTTCTAGTACAACTATTGCAGTATCAGCTCCAATCAATTCGAATTCAGAGCTAGATGAAATTGTTAACTTACAAAAGACTTCAACTTTACAAACTGATGCAAATATTTCATATTGGAATAATGGAGCTGTTGTTAGGTGGAATGAATTTGCAAGAGAGTTGGTTATCAAAAATAAAATATTGCCACCAGTTGCTTCTCGTTTGTATGCTTTAATGAGCATTGCACAATTTGACGCTTTGGTTACAACATGGAATGCTAAAAATAAATATAATCGTCAGAACCCTTCTGTACGTGATTCTAGGGTTAGATCATTGATTCATGATAATTTTAGTAGCCAATCTTATCCATCTGAGCATTCTACAGTTGCAGCTGCATCAATGGCTATTTTAATTTATATTTTCCCTAGTGATTCTATTTCTATTTTGGCTAAATTTAAAGAGCATACTGAATCAAGAATGTATGCTGGAATTAATTCTAGATCTGATATCGAGGCTGGAAAAAATATTGGTATTAGTGTTGCAAATTCAGTAATTGACTTAAGTAATACTGATGGAAGTAATAGTGTATGGACTGGTACAATTCCAACTGGACTAGGTATGTGGACAACTGCAGCTGGCAAAACTCCTGTATTACCTCTGTGGGGGAAAGTTAAAACTTGGTTTGTAGATGTTCAAGCAATGCGTCCATTACCACCACCTGCTTTCAATTCACCAGAATTTCAGGCTCAAGTAGCAGAAGTTAGATCAATTTCTGATACAAGAACTGCAGAACAATTAGCAATTGCTACAAAATGGGCAGATGGAGCAGGAACTTTTACACCTCCAGGTCATTGGAACCAAATTGCTTCTGATTATATAAGAACTAATTCATTGAATGAAGTTAGAAGTGCCAGAGTAATGGCATATATGAATATGGCAATTATGGATGCAGGTATTTGTTGTTGGGATGCGAAGTATACTTATTGGTTACTTCGTCCATCTCAAGCAGATCCGAAAATTACTACTCCAATAGGGTTGCCTAACTTCCCATCATTTACATCTGGGCATTCTAGCTTTTCTGGAGCTGCTTCACAAGTTTTATCATATTTCTTTCCATCAGATTCTGGTTTGTTTAAGTCTTTAGCACAGGAAGCATCTATATCAAGAGTTTATGGAGGGATTCATTATAGAATGGATTGTGATAAAGGAATAGTTTCTGGTAACAATATCGGTAATTTAGCAATTGCAAAAGCCAAATTAGATGGTGCTAATTAA
- a CDS encoding OmpA family protein, with amino-acid sequence MNFKLIIYLVIVIQFISCTPKVTDSVDVNKILNKSNSIQYKKDSIGFGIFFEKTIFNSSNIAIKTCDSLTSEVLSNGFNTGITLSLENLILENNFQFRLGFKNRKGTLKGIVNDYKVPFRDNNDSIVYGVISEESTYNLNNLNSSILFQYPFKKSFPLIPVISSTTLLLGLVFEYNLSFSQFDSLQAISPDNLLMPNKKRIQEKYFQDELHYNNKFTSEIRAALSWELQLSNTLKLNPEISFNYQLNSSNSNDKWKSNQLNLGVSFMYVGNSENIIEAIDSPKVIVKTISPKPLLLPSVTTLPETIEVRIEEYDSIETLPLLNQLFFKEGSSELRENYKLFVNKKDAKEFTGKLYGNALDVYYEYLNLLGMRMKQLPEANLEITGYCNSKEKDKKLSNDRALVVKRYLNLIWGIAENRIRTLSGFLPPSPSSELTESGSEENSRVEIEADDPRITIPYVRRYIQQRANPPRVVFKPKATSEAGLKEWKLIISQDTSVWKVFSGIDSFPPKEIVWNWKNDKGKVPSFPMNLSYLLSLKDSVNQDTLSNSVIIKVNYDSLKFKLENNRNDTIIENFSLLLFDYDSPKISPSDKILLKAIASRIVDNAIVTIIGYTDSLGAEGYNKNLAISRAKETLKYLKILVPKNVIFSVDEINSGEFERFSYNSPEGRSHCRTVIIDVRIPIVRNKHNKK; translated from the coding sequence TTGAATTTCAAATTAATTATATATTTAGTAATCGTAATTCAATTTATTAGTTGCACTCCAAAAGTAACTGATAGTGTTGATGTAAATAAAATTCTTAACAAAAGCAACTCAATTCAATATAAAAAAGACTCAATTGGTTTTGGTATATTTTTTGAAAAAACAATATTTAATTCAAGTAATATAGCAATTAAAACTTGTGATTCTTTAACGAGTGAAGTCCTATCAAATGGCTTTAATACAGGTATAACATTGTCTTTAGAAAACTTGATTTTAGAAAATAATTTTCAATTTAGGTTAGGATTTAAAAATAGGAAAGGAACTTTAAAAGGGATAGTAAATGATTACAAAGTACCTTTTAGAGATAATAATGATTCAATAGTTTATGGTGTAATAAGTGAAGAAAGTACATATAATTTAAACAATTTAAATTCATCAATATTATTTCAATACCCCTTTAAAAAATCTTTCCCATTAATTCCAGTTATAAGTTCTACAACATTATTATTAGGATTAGTATTTGAATACAATTTAAGTTTTAGTCAATTTGATTCTTTACAAGCCATTAGTCCTGATAATCTTTTAATGCCAAACAAAAAAAGAATTCAAGAAAAATATTTTCAAGATGAATTGCATTATAATAATAAATTTACATCAGAAATTAGAGCAGCTTTATCTTGGGAGTTGCAATTATCTAACACATTAAAATTAAATCCAGAAATTTCATTTAATTATCAATTAAATAGTTCAAATTCAAATGATAAATGGAAATCAAATCAGTTAAATTTAGGAGTATCATTTATGTATGTTGGAAATTCTGAAAATATAATTGAGGCAATTGATTCACCAAAGGTTATAGTAAAAACAATATCACCAAAGCCACTCTTATTACCATCAGTTACAACATTACCAGAAACAATTGAAGTAAGAATTGAAGAATATGATTCAATTGAAACTTTACCATTACTTAACCAATTGTTTTTCAAAGAAGGTAGTTCTGAACTAAGAGAAAATTATAAATTGTTTGTAAATAAAAAAGATGCTAAAGAATTTACTGGCAAACTATATGGTAATGCTCTTGATGTTTATTATGAATATCTTAATTTATTAGGGATGAGAATGAAGCAATTGCCTGAAGCAAATTTGGAAATAACTGGATATTGTAATTCAAAAGAAAAAGATAAAAAGTTAAGTAATGATAGAGCATTAGTGGTAAAAAGATATTTAAATTTAATTTGGGGAATAGCAGAAAATAGAATAAGAACACTCTCTGGATTTTTGCCACCAAGCCCTTCTTCTGAACTTACTGAAAGTGGGTCTGAAGAAAATTCAAGAGTTGAGATTGAGGCAGATGATCCAAGAATAACCATACCTTATGTAAGGAGATATATTCAACAAAGAGCAAATCCACCAAGAGTAGTATTTAAACCAAAAGCTACATCAGAAGCTGGTTTGAAAGAATGGAAACTAATTATATCACAAGATACTTCAGTTTGGAAAGTATTTAGTGGAATAGATTCATTTCCACCTAAAGAGATAGTTTGGAATTGGAAAAATGATAAAGGAAAAGTACCTTCTTTCCCAATGAACCTTAGCTATTTATTATCATTAAAAGATAGTGTAAATCAAGACACTCTTAGCAATTCTGTTATTATAAAAGTAAATTATGATTCTTTAAAATTTAAATTAGAAAACAATAGGAATGATACTATAATAGAAAATTTCTCATTATTATTGTTTGATTATGATTCGCCAAAAATTAGTCCAAGTGATAAAATTCTTCTTAAAGCGATTGCAAGCAGAATTGTAGATAATGCAATTGTTACAATTATTGGTTATACCGATTCATTAGGGGCAGAGGGTTATAATAAAAATCTTGCAATCTCAAGAGCAAAAGAGACTTTAAAATACCTGAAAATATTGGTTCCAAAAAATGTAATATTTTCAGTTGATGAAATAAATAGTGGAGAGTTCGAAAGGTTTTCTTACAATTCCCCTGAGGGAAGATCACATTGTAGAACAGTTATAATTGATGTTCGTATTCCAATAGTGAGGAATAAACATAATAAAAAGTAA
- a CDS encoding M61 family metallopeptidase, with protein sequence MYNIEQLDSQLINSKSSIRYYLTFPRAAQHVVNIKMELDSPNDIEIFALPNWIPGSYKIRDFVMNQGNLKVQNELNESLNYNWINKNRLQISANKSKKIVLEYIYFSYERTVRLCHVNRFHAFINPANCLMMVEGKTNCIHHVIINNPWTKISTALSKVENDTFGALNYDILIDSPLEIGDHNVYEYELHGSKHEVAIYGEGGFYPDWINEQTKRIVNGGFEMWKKLPYDRYVFIIQLLPNLRGGLEHSKSSVNMFNSNAISDSIGMNKLLSLLVHEYFHLWNVKRIRPLELGSFDYNNEVYTSMLWLCEGFTSYYDDLLTYKAGFRTIDEYFKILNEDHLEKLLNTPGRLVMSVKESSFHAWSKFYNPNQDTHNRFPSYYIKGGTIAWLLDIYILSITNGEKNLDSVMRGLMDNYNLNQSVGITDDDFYNIAENSIGYEIKSLTEAWLNSIDELPINQYLELIGLEWVELVNSNEVTFGNNLIFQNINVNYDFGMDLKDEDSMLIVDKIYDNSLAEINGIGAGDEILAIDNYRVTSTDNFISLIGSKNNDEINLLCSSECRIYNTRIKLKPKKKFILRIKSELSESQNHLFNCWLNR encoded by the coding sequence ATGTATAATATAGAACAATTAGATTCACAGTTAATAAATTCAAAATCAAGTATAAGATACTATTTAACTTTCCCAAGAGCTGCACAACATGTTGTAAATATTAAAATGGAGTTAGATTCACCAAATGACATTGAAATATTTGCATTACCAAATTGGATTCCTGGTTCATATAAAATACGGGATTTTGTTATGAATCAAGGAAATTTAAAAGTTCAAAATGAATTAAATGAATCTTTGAATTATAACTGGATTAATAAAAATCGGTTGCAAATTTCAGCTAATAAATCTAAAAAAATTGTTTTAGAATATATATATTTTTCGTATGAAAGAACTGTAAGACTTTGCCATGTTAATAGATTTCACGCTTTTATAAATCCAGCTAATTGCCTTATGATGGTTGAAGGAAAAACTAATTGTATTCATCACGTAATTATTAATAATCCTTGGACTAAAATTTCAACAGCACTTTCAAAAGTAGAAAACGATACCTTTGGAGCTTTAAATTATGATATTTTAATTGATTCACCTTTAGAAATTGGTGATCACAATGTATATGAATATGAATTACATGGATCAAAACATGAAGTTGCAATTTATGGAGAAGGGGGCTTTTATCCTGATTGGATAAATGAACAAACCAAACGAATTGTTAATGGTGGCTTTGAAATGTGGAAGAAACTTCCATATGATAGATATGTTTTTATTATTCAACTCTTGCCAAATTTACGTGGTGGATTAGAGCATTCAAAATCATCTGTAAATATGTTTAATTCTAATGCAATATCAGATTCTATTGGAATGAACAAGTTATTAAGTCTATTAGTTCATGAGTATTTTCATTTGTGGAATGTAAAAAGAATCAGACCTTTAGAACTTGGAAGTTTTGATTATAATAATGAAGTTTATACTTCAATGTTATGGCTTTGTGAAGGTTTTACAAGCTATTATGATGATCTGTTAACTTACAAAGCTGGCTTTAGAACAATTGATGAATATTTTAAAATTCTAAATGAAGATCACCTTGAAAAATTGCTTAATACTCCTGGAAGATTAGTGATGTCAGTAAAAGAAAGTTCATTCCATGCATGGTCAAAATTTTACAATCCAAACCAAGATACACATAATAGATTCCCAAGTTATTATATAAAAGGTGGAACGATTGCTTGGTTATTAGACATTTATATATTGTCGATTACAAATGGTGAAAAAAATCTTGATTCTGTAATGAGGGGGTTAATGGATAATTATAATTTAAATCAGAGTGTTGGAATAACTGATGATGATTTTTATAATATAGCTGAAAATTCTATTGGTTATGAAATAAAATCTTTAACTGAAGCATGGTTAAACTCAATTGATGAATTGCCCATTAATCAGTACTTAGAATTAATAGGATTAGAATGGGTAGAATTGGTTAATAGTAATGAAGTTACTTTTGGAAATAATTTAATTTTTCAGAATATAAATGTTAATTATGATTTTGGAATGGATTTAAAAGATGAAGATAGTATGCTTATAGTAGATAAAATTTATGATAATTCATTAGCCGAGATTAATGGAATTGGTGCTGGTGATGAAATTTTAGCAATAGATAATTATAGAGTTACAAGTACAGACAATTTTATTTCATTAATTGGATCTAAAAATAACGATGAGATTAACTTATTATGTTCATCAGAATGCAGGATTTATAACACTAGGATTAAGTTAAAACCAAAGAAAAAGTTTATTCTTAGAATAAAATCTGAACTTTCAGAATCTCAAAATCATTTGTTTAATTGCTGGTTAAACAGATAA